The following are encoded together in the Zingiber officinale cultivar Zhangliang chromosome 8A, Zo_v1.1, whole genome shotgun sequence genome:
- the LOC122011741 gene encoding adenine phosphoribosyltransferase 1-like encodes MLSLSFLHKAPLIRSPLLPQPSSTSPPSPSLLCFHKPSFRLHSIRSMASEGAEDHRLKRIASTIRVIPDFPKPGILFQDITTLLLEPEAFRDTIDMLVERYRDKGISVVAGVEARGFIFGPPIALAIGAKFVPLRKPKKLPGEVISEEYSLEYGTDKMEMHVGAVQAGERALVVDDLIATGGTLAAAMRLLERVGAEVVECACVIELPELKGRDKLDGRPLFVLVKAA; translated from the exons ATGCTTTCACTCTCTTTCCTCCACAAGGCCCCTCTTATACGCTCCCCTCTTCTTCCACAGCCGTCGTCGACGTCGCCACCCTCCCCGTCCCTTCTTTGCTTCCATAAACCATCCTTTCGCCTCCATTCCATCCGATCCATGGCCTCCGAAGGAGCAGAGGACCACCGCCTCAAGCGGATCGCCTCCACCATACGCGTCATCCCCGACTTCCCCAAACCGG GTATCTTGTTTCAGGACATTACGACCCTGTTGCTAGAACCCGAGGCGTTTAGGGATACGATCGATATGCTTGTAGAGAGATACAGAGATAAAGGAATCTCGGTGGTTGCAG GTGTTGAGGCAAGAGGATTTATTTTTGGCCCTCCTATTGCTTTGGCTATTGGAGCAAAGTTTGTTCCTCTCAGAAAGCCAAAGAAGTTACCTG GGGAAGTTATTTCTGAAGAATACTCGTTAGAATATGGTACAGACAAAATGGAGATGCATGTAGGAGCTGTTCAGGCAGGAGAACGGGCACTTGTTGTTGACGATTTAATTGCAACTGGTGGGACATTAGCTGCTGCTATGAGGCTTCTCG AGCGTGTTGGAGCTGAAGTAGTTGAATGTGCTTGCGTCATTGAATTGCCAGAGCTAAAG GGACGTGACAAACTGGATGGCAGGCCACTCTTTGTGCTGGTCAAAGCTGCTTAG